One Fontisphaera persica DNA window includes the following coding sequences:
- a CDS encoding GumC family protein produces the protein MVSPNPPPPTPHYLPPPDITAPESPSELRTIAGILADKAWLIILCVVISLMVAAYHLKNSPRLYQAVATVQVEQEEKKAVKVDPIVREDLRSSESLNTIVQKFKSRALLERVVETNRLAQNPAFVPQDGSVTRDEVVARLGNLTRAELRRGTRLIDIFAVHTDPKLAADIANALAEQYMAYDMQTVSATTKGAYSYLRDETERLKKKLEESERNLQKYREEAGIVSLQQSQDVLAPQLRELTAKVAQARSDTARLQRQYQRLLAQASNVSDLLLLPQIAAMPEVQGLRTALSKSEQDFKILSLRYKDKHPKYIDAAVQIEAMKRDLHLAATNALGRLLESIKVDIEDAKINQEGLEKELKQLEADALRVSQHAIQYSLLSRELEADRALFDSVLNRLKETSLAAEQQPEKLRFIQPAVPPTQPFLPRVQRTYSFALLIGLAVGLALAFGSNAMDTSFKSVEQAEAYLQLPVFTAIPKLKEVRLGDTRFVAIEGSDSRGAEAFRTLRTSVLMLEREEERKVFLFTSAFPGEGKTFSSINFAISLAQQGLRVLLIDADLRKPSVENYITGQTSKLSGLTDVLAGNRSFHEVIQTVEKVKNLHWMAGGKPAPNPAELLATPAFRQVIKHAVDNYDRVVLDTAPIHAVSDTLLICNLAETAILVVNSTKTPRKPVARSIQLIRNAGGNPSGVVLNLVPIRRGGGYYYDSFYYYHSGYYDQKKARESSEASTSDVAAGKQSKEETTASPAK, from the coding sequence ATGGTTTCGCCCAATCCCCCACCTCCCACGCCGCATTACCTGCCGCCGCCGGACATCACGGCACCGGAAAGCCCCAGTGAACTGCGGACCATCGCCGGCATCCTTGCGGACAAGGCATGGTTGATCATCTTGTGTGTGGTAATCTCGCTGATGGTGGCCGCCTATCATTTGAAAAATTCCCCCCGTTTGTATCAGGCGGTGGCCACGGTGCAGGTGGAGCAGGAGGAAAAAAAGGCGGTCAAGGTGGATCCGATTGTGCGGGAAGATTTACGGAGTTCGGAGTCGCTCAACACCATCGTGCAGAAATTCAAGAGCCGGGCCTTGCTGGAGCGGGTGGTGGAGACCAACCGGCTGGCGCAAAATCCCGCATTTGTGCCGCAGGATGGCTCGGTGACCCGTGATGAGGTCGTTGCCCGGTTGGGCAATTTGACCAGAGCCGAGCTGCGCCGGGGGACGCGGCTGATTGACATTTTTGCGGTTCACACGGACCCGAAACTGGCAGCCGACATTGCCAACGCTCTGGCGGAGCAATACATGGCCTATGACATGCAAACCGTCTCTGCTACGACCAAGGGGGCTTATTCCTATCTGCGCGACGAAACGGAGCGGTTGAAGAAAAAGCTCGAGGAATCGGAACGCAATCTGCAGAAATACCGCGAGGAGGCGGGGATTGTGTCTTTGCAGCAGAGTCAGGATGTGCTGGCGCCACAGTTGCGGGAATTGACGGCCAAAGTGGCGCAGGCGCGCAGTGATACGGCGCGTTTGCAGCGGCAATACCAGCGTTTGCTGGCCCAGGCCTCCAATGTCAGCGATTTGCTGTTGCTGCCGCAGATTGCCGCCATGCCGGAAGTGCAAGGGCTGCGGACGGCGTTGAGCAAAAGCGAGCAGGACTTCAAGATTCTGTCGCTGCGCTACAAGGACAAGCATCCCAAGTACATTGATGCGGCGGTGCAGATTGAGGCCATGAAGCGTGACTTGCACCTGGCCGCCACCAACGCCCTGGGCCGGTTGTTGGAGTCCATCAAGGTGGACATCGAGGACGCCAAAATCAATCAGGAAGGACTGGAGAAGGAATTGAAACAGCTCGAGGCGGACGCGCTGCGGGTCAGCCAGCACGCCATTCAATACAGCCTGCTGAGCCGGGAATTGGAGGCCGACCGGGCTTTGTTTGATTCGGTGTTGAATCGCCTGAAGGAAACCAGCCTGGCGGCGGAGCAACAGCCGGAAAAGTTGCGGTTTATTCAGCCTGCCGTGCCGCCGACCCAGCCGTTTTTGCCCAGGGTTCAGCGCACCTACAGCTTTGCGTTGTTGATTGGGCTGGCGGTGGGGCTGGCTCTGGCGTTTGGCAGCAACGCGATGGATACCTCGTTCAAGTCGGTGGAGCAGGCCGAGGCTTACTTGCAATTGCCCGTTTTCACGGCCATTCCCAAGCTGAAGGAAGTGCGCCTGGGCGATACGCGGTTTGTAGCGATTGAGGGCTCTGATTCACGGGGGGCAGAGGCCTTTCGCACGTTGCGCACCTCGGTGTTGATGCTGGAGCGGGAGGAGGAGCGCAAGGTGTTTTTGTTCACCAGCGCGTTTCCGGGGGAGGGCAAGACTTTCAGTTCCATCAACTTTGCCATATCGCTGGCCCAACAGGGCTTGCGGGTGTTGCTGATTGATGCTGATTTACGCAAGCCCAGCGTGGAAAATTATATCACCGGGCAAACGAGCAAGTTGAGCGGTTTAACTGATGTCCTGGCGGGTAATCGAAGCTTCCATGAGGTCATCCAGACGGTTGAGAAAGTCAAAAACCTGCACTGGATGGCAGGCGGCAAACCAGCGCCCAACCCGGCAGAACTGCTGGCCACGCCTGCTTTCAGGCAGGTCATCAAACATGCCGTGGACAACTACGACCGGGTGGTGCTGGACACGGCGCCCATCCACGCGGTCAGCGATACCCTGCTGATTTGCAACCTTGCTGAGACGGCCATTCTGGTGGTCAACAGCACCAAGACGCCACGCAAGCCGGTGGCACGCTCCATTCAGCTCATCCGCAACGCGGGTGGAAACCCCAGCGGCGTGGTGCTGAATCTGGTGCCCATCCGCCGGGGTGGGGGATATTATTACGACAGCTTCTACTATTATCACTCCGGCTATTACGACCAGAAGAAAGCCAGGGAATCTTCCGAGGCCAGCACGTCGGATGTGGCTGCGGGCAAGCAATCTAAAGAAGAAACGACGGCTTCGCCTGCAAAATGA
- a CDS encoding exostosin domain-containing protein: protein MRKRFLYSFVGRDACRLRNILFEIHEEQKYSDVVVRKTRGTSGYYSATEEEKNKMREDYLEIMGKSLFSLCPRGVGLSSIRLFESMEMGVAPVIIADDWLPCYGPKWD, encoded by the coding sequence ATGCGAAAAAGGTTTCTTTATAGTTTCGTTGGCCGTGATGCATGCCGACTCAGAAATATATTATTTGAAATTCATGAAGAACAAAAATACAGTGATGTAGTAGTGAGAAAAACGCGAGGTACATCAGGATATTATTCTGCAACGGAGGAAGAGAAAAATAAAATGCGCGAAGACTATTTGGAAATAATGGGAAAATCATTATTCTCACTTTGTCCGCGTGGAGTTGGATTGAGTAGCATTAGACTTTTTGAAAGCATGGAAATGGGTGTTGCACCAGTTATTATTGCAGATGACTGGCTTCCTTGCTATGGGCCGAAATGGGATTAA
- a CDS encoding DUF4962 domain-containing protein, with protein sequence MRKMHILTRGFIASLGVVCLLSTAQAPAAELIPTPKAQEILARLKPGHPRLLTDAAGFERLKKEIPNQPDLQRYFNRVQEDARGMLKQAPSQYQIPDGLRLLDTSRRVMNRVYALAMMYRLEGDKEFAERAWQELETAAGFKDWNPRHFLDTAEMTHAFAIGYDWLYDYWTPERRQVLVKAVAELGFKPALEIYRKNTGWTRARHNWNQVCNGGMGMGALAMGEVLPAEAGEILEAALKSIQLPMAEYGPDGAWAEGPGYWNYATSYNVVFLAGLESALGTDFGLSQIPGFSEAGTFPIYATGPSGRAFNYADAGEGGIRSPSMFWLARKFNRPEYAWYQRQVAYGSAQDLLWYDGRGQKPTAMNLPLDKYFRNAEVVTMRSDWEGREALWVGFKAGDNKANHSNLDLGSFVLEALGYRWAVDLGADNYNLPGYFGKQRWTYYRLRAEAHNTLVINPGEGPDQVPTAETKIIKYQSSPNRAVAVADLTSTYAPQAQSVQRGMAMLERRRVLVQDEVKAAQPATVWWFMTTPAQIRIEKDGRTAHLTQGKAELRVMLLSPAGAQFTVMDAVPLPTSPHPEGQRKNTGVRKLTIHLKDVTDLRLAVLLVPVSGEPVPQVIPSLVPLSQW encoded by the coding sequence ATGAGAAAAATGCACATCTTAACTCGCGGCTTCATTGCCAGCTTGGGGGTGGTTTGTCTCCTCTCCACCGCACAAGCTCCGGCTGCGGAACTTATTCCCACTCCCAAGGCGCAGGAAATTCTGGCACGGCTGAAGCCGGGGCACCCGCGGTTGTTGACCGATGCCGCGGGCTTCGAGCGATTGAAAAAGGAGATTCCCAACCAGCCGGACTTGCAGCGGTATTTCAACCGGGTGCAGGAGGATGCACGGGGCATGCTGAAGCAGGCGCCTTCACAGTACCAGATTCCCGATGGTTTGCGGCTGCTCGATACCAGCCGGCGGGTGATGAATCGTGTGTATGCGCTGGCGATGATGTACCGGTTGGAGGGCGATAAGGAATTTGCCGAAAGGGCATGGCAGGAGTTGGAGACCGCCGCGGGTTTCAAGGATTGGAATCCCCGGCATTTCCTGGACACGGCGGAGATGACCCATGCCTTTGCGATTGGCTATGACTGGCTTTATGACTATTGGACGCCGGAGCGGCGGCAGGTCCTGGTGAAGGCGGTGGCGGAGCTGGGCTTCAAGCCGGCATTGGAGATTTACCGGAAAAACACGGGCTGGACGCGGGCGCGGCATAATTGGAATCAGGTGTGCAACGGGGGCATGGGGATGGGGGCGCTGGCGATGGGCGAGGTGTTGCCGGCCGAGGCCGGGGAAATTCTGGAAGCGGCATTAAAATCCATTCAACTGCCCATGGCCGAGTACGGCCCGGATGGCGCCTGGGCCGAGGGGCCGGGCTATTGGAATTATGCCACCTCATATAATGTGGTGTTTTTGGCGGGGCTGGAATCGGCGTTGGGGACGGATTTTGGTTTGTCCCAAATCCCGGGCTTCTCTGAAGCGGGGACCTTTCCCATTTACGCCACCGGCCCCTCGGGGAGGGCGTTCAACTACGCTGATGCGGGTGAGGGTGGCATTCGGTCGCCCTCGATGTTCTGGCTGGCGCGGAAATTCAACCGCCCGGAATATGCTTGGTATCAGCGGCAGGTGGCCTATGGCAGCGCCCAGGATTTGCTGTGGTACGACGGGCGGGGGCAGAAGCCCACGGCCATGAACCTGCCATTGGACAAATATTTCCGCAACGCCGAGGTGGTGACCATGCGCAGCGATTGGGAGGGACGCGAGGCTTTGTGGGTGGGCTTCAAGGCCGGAGATAACAAGGCCAACCATAGCAATTTGGATTTGGGCAGTTTTGTGCTGGAGGCGCTGGGCTACCGGTGGGCGGTGGACTTGGGAGCGGACAATTACAATTTGCCGGGCTACTTCGGCAAACAGCGTTGGACATATTACCGGTTGCGCGCGGAGGCGCACAACACGCTGGTGATTAACCCGGGGGAAGGGCCGGATCAGGTTCCCACGGCTGAAACGAAAATCATCAAGTACCAGTCCTCGCCGAATCGGGCAGTGGCAGTGGCGGATTTGACGTCCACGTACGCGCCACAGGCCCAGAGTGTGCAGCGAGGGATGGCGATGCTGGAGCGGCGGCGGGTGTTGGTGCAGGATGAGGTGAAAGCAGCACAACCTGCTACAGTTTGGTGGTTTATGACGACGCCGGCGCAAATTCGCATTGAAAAAGACGGCCGCACGGCGCACCTGACGCAGGGGAAAGCGGAGTTGCGGGTGATGCTATTGTCCCCTGCGGGGGCGCAGTTTACGGTGATGGATGCCGTGCCGTTGCCGACGTCTCCCCATCCTGAGGGACAACGTAAAAACACGGGCGTTCGTAAATTGACCATTCACTTGAAGGACGTGACGGACCTGCGACTGGCGGTGTTGCTGGTGCCGGTCAGCGGTGAGCCGGTGCCGCAGGTAATTCCATCGCTTGTCCCGTTGAGCCAGTGGTAG
- a CDS encoding outer membrane beta-barrel protein — protein sequence MTGGVTAFAQRAEYLPLELLDPSRPEGGIRLWKFDLYPSVSAGGEYNDNVTYLRTGGSSDFVWSLSPSITAVAGTVKRLSLTYTPSAHFYTRNSDYTRLNHGASLGLAWPMAKLSLNFGATYSDTLSADVVVGSMAQSRSLSLTVGASYPWTEKISTSHNVRFSFQDYGNYYGTAAVPSGGLIGYLDWGTDHWARYRYSEKTGFSLGVSVGQQNAQRNGVDSVYERVLASVDYSITEKLSATLAVGPEFRQYSGDTKDSLGLTFNASGSWQPTDRTGFSLSANRSQTPSPIVGGENYVNTSVSLGVTQRLFDRIGANASIGYSNVSSGKSAAGASTGRDDDYIFGRIGFSLVFARKWSFSVHYERRESLSDNTASYAFSNNRAGFDLTWRY from the coding sequence TTGACCGGTGGGGTAACGGCCTTTGCTCAGCGGGCGGAGTATTTGCCGTTGGAGCTGCTGGACCCTTCGCGTCCGGAGGGCGGCATCCGGTTGTGGAAATTCGACTTGTACCCTAGTGTCTCAGCCGGAGGGGAATACAACGACAACGTCACCTATCTCCGCACGGGGGGGAGCAGTGATTTTGTGTGGTCGCTTTCGCCTAGCATTACGGCAGTGGCGGGGACGGTCAAACGGTTGAGCCTGACCTACACGCCGAGCGCGCATTTTTACACGCGTAACAGTGATTACACGCGCTTGAATCATGGCGCGAGCTTGGGGCTGGCGTGGCCGATGGCCAAGCTGTCGCTCAATTTTGGGGCCACCTACAGCGACACGCTAAGCGCTGATGTGGTGGTGGGCAGCATGGCACAAAGCCGCAGTTTGTCGCTCACCGTGGGCGCCAGTTATCCTTGGACCGAGAAAATCAGCACCTCGCACAATGTCCGGTTTTCCTTTCAGGATTACGGCAATTATTACGGGACGGCGGCGGTGCCGTCGGGTGGTCTGATTGGCTACCTGGACTGGGGGACGGACCATTGGGCGCGATACCGGTATTCAGAGAAGACCGGTTTCAGTTTGGGGGTTTCGGTGGGGCAGCAAAATGCCCAGCGCAATGGGGTGGATTCGGTTTATGAGCGCGTGCTGGCCAGTGTGGACTACAGCATTACCGAGAAACTGAGCGCCACGCTGGCGGTGGGGCCGGAATTTCGGCAGTACAGCGGGGACACGAAGGATTCCCTTGGACTGACGTTCAATGCGTCTGGTTCCTGGCAGCCCACCGACCGGACGGGTTTTAGCCTGAGTGCCAACCGGTCGCAAACCCCCTCCCCCATCGTGGGCGGCGAGAATTATGTGAATACATCGGTCAGCTTGGGGGTTACGCAGCGGCTGTTTGACCGGATTGGCGCCAATGCGAGCATTGGGTATAGTAATGTCAGTTCGGGCAAAAGCGCTGCTGGCGCCAGCACCGGCCGCGATGATGATTATATTTTTGGGCGGATTGGCTTTAGCCTGGTGTTTGCCCGGAAGTGGTCGTTCAGCGTGCATTATGAGCGGCGGGAAAGTCTTTCGGACAATACTGCGAGTTACGCGTTCAGCAACAACCGGGCGGGATTTGATCTCACCTGGCGGTATTAG
- a CDS encoding FkbM family methyltransferase, which yields MLENCSQIYDTIIIDVQGAELEVLKGAKKTLKKIKYIITEASDYSAYKGCCTLNELADYLRMHGFRIKTKRKVRWKPGVGGEYDVMFVRK from the coding sequence GTGCTTGAAAATTGCAGCCAAATATATGATACGATAATTATTGATGTCCAGGGAGCTGAACTTGAGGTTTTAAAAGGGGCGAAAAAGACTTTGAAGAAAATTAAATACATTATAACTGAAGCTAGTGACTATTCCGCATATAAGGGCTGCTGCACACTGAATGAATTGGCAGACTATTTACGAATGCATGGCTTTAGAATAAAAACGAAAAGAAAAGTCAGATGGAAACCGGGTGTGGGTGGGGAGTATGATGTCATGTTTGTCAGGAAGTGA
- a CDS encoding polysaccharide biosynthesis/export family protein has protein sequence MMSSLASKSAWRPRMVVGLFVFCLAVLWVLGQTTTGTRTNAAANAGGAGGTNELYRLGIGDILSVKVYREEDLTAQVMVNPDGMINLQLIGPVKVAGMTLLDVNKVVRDLYAKDYLVNPHVVVDIVETNRLPESAITNQVNHYIVLGQVNRPGTYEIREGETVNLLQAIAIAGGYTRIGNPSKITVTRLEDGKPNVIKLDAEKMLRDRSSKPFEIKPDDIITVGEKMF, from the coding sequence ATGATGAGTTCACTTGCTTCGAAGAGTGCATGGCGGCCCCGAATGGTGGTGGGGCTGTTTGTCTTTTGTTTGGCGGTGTTATGGGTTTTGGGCCAGACAACTACAGGCACCCGCACCAATGCCGCAGCCAATGCGGGAGGGGCGGGCGGCACCAACGAGCTTTATCGGTTGGGCATTGGGGATATTTTGTCGGTCAAGGTGTACCGCGAGGAGGATTTGACGGCACAGGTGATGGTCAATCCTGATGGCATGATCAACCTGCAATTGATAGGGCCAGTGAAGGTGGCCGGGATGACCTTGTTGGATGTGAACAAGGTGGTGCGGGATTTGTACGCGAAGGACTATTTGGTTAATCCGCATGTGGTGGTGGATATCGTAGAAACCAACCGGCTGCCGGAGAGCGCCATCACCAATCAGGTCAATCATTACATCGTCCTGGGCCAGGTCAATCGGCCGGGCACCTATGAAATCCGTGAGGGCGAGACGGTGAATTTGTTGCAGGCCATCGCGATTGCCGGCGGCTATACGCGGATTGGCAATCCCAGCAAAATCACCGTAACCCGCCTGGAAGATGGCAAGCCCAATGTCATCAAGCTCGATGCCGAGAAAATGTTGCGCGATCGCAGCTCCAAACCGTTTGAAATCAAGCCCGACGATATCATTACCGTTGGGGAGAAAATGTTTTAG
- a CDS encoding YqaA family protein codes for MNNLQNATEPAVTATQRPHLIRRLYHWTISWAERPHGALALFILAFAESSFFPIPPDVLLIALCVGAPSKSFRFALICTVGSVLGGLGGYAIGLWGYDLIGEPIVRAYHGEAVMAKIKTWYDEYGFWGNLAAAITPIPYKVFTIASGVFKFDLAQFLIASIVGRGLRFFAVAGLLYWFGPRMKDFIEKHFDRLAILFMVLLIGGFILLKYLK; via the coding sequence GTGAACAATTTACAAAACGCCACCGAACCCGCAGTGACAGCCACGCAGCGGCCTCACCTCATTCGCCGCCTGTACCATTGGACCATTAGCTGGGCCGAGCGGCCCCATGGCGCATTGGCCTTGTTTATTCTCGCCTTTGCCGAGTCCTCCTTTTTCCCCATCCCCCCCGATGTTCTCCTCATCGCCCTGTGCGTGGGGGCGCCCTCCAAATCCTTCCGCTTCGCCTTGATATGCACAGTAGGGTCAGTGCTGGGCGGCTTGGGCGGTTACGCCATCGGCCTCTGGGGCTATGATTTAATCGGCGAACCCATTGTGCGCGCCTACCACGGCGAGGCCGTCATGGCCAAAATCAAAACCTGGTATGATGAATATGGCTTCTGGGGCAACCTGGCCGCAGCCATCACCCCCATCCCTTACAAAGTCTTCACCATCGCTTCCGGCGTCTTCAAATTTGACCTCGCCCAATTCCTCATCGCCTCCATTGTCGGGCGGGGTCTGCGGTTTTTTGCCGTGGCCGGTCTGCTTTACTGGTTTGGCCCGCGCATGAAGGATTTCATTGAAAAACACTTCGACCGCCTGGCCATTCTCTTCATGGTCCTCTTAATTGGAGGCTTTATCCTGCTAAAATACCTCAAATAG
- a CDS encoding YdcF family protein — MSAEKQHASEKNARSSGSFWRRAGVCLVLAIGLLALAYVFRAPLCLAYADLWIVNQPAQKADAIFVLGGGLQYRPFVAADYYHAGLAPKILISHAKPSPTDELGLTAQEKDVMRKVLLAKRVPETAIEVIGSNVTSTLEETLALRDWVMRQKARRVLIPTDIAHSRRAKFIFERQLKQTGVEVLVTAIEPREYQRANWWRKEEGIIAFQNELVKYALYLWRY; from the coding sequence ATGTCCGCTGAAAAACAGCACGCATCTGAAAAAAATGCCCGCTCCTCTGGCTCGTTCTGGCGGCGGGCGGGGGTGTGCTTGGTTTTGGCCATTGGCCTCTTGGCGCTTGCCTACGTTTTTCGTGCACCGCTGTGCCTGGCCTACGCCGACCTGTGGATTGTAAATCAGCCTGCGCAAAAGGCGGATGCCATTTTTGTGCTGGGAGGAGGTCTCCAATATCGTCCCTTTGTGGCTGCCGATTACTACCACGCCGGGCTGGCGCCGAAAATTTTGATCAGCCACGCCAAGCCCAGCCCCACCGATGAACTGGGGCTTACTGCGCAGGAAAAAGATGTGATGCGCAAGGTGCTTCTCGCCAAGCGGGTACCCGAGACGGCCATTGAGGTCATCGGCTCCAATGTGACGAGCACCTTGGAGGAGACCCTGGCGCTCCGCGACTGGGTGATGCGCCAAAAAGCCCGGCGGGTGCTCATCCCCACCGACATTGCCCACAGCCGCCGTGCCAAGTTCATATTTGAACGTCAACTCAAACAGACGGGGGTCGAGGTGCTGGTTACGGCCATTGAGCCACGCGAATACCAGCGGGCAAATTGGTGGAGAAAGGAGGAGGGCATCATTGCCTTCCAAAATGAGTTAGTTAAATATGCCCTTTACTTGTGGAGATACTAA
- a CDS encoding DUF4962 domain-containing protein codes for MKYARVCLGLVLAGCWLGAPSQSAELKVSNREPVPGEVGYRPANGSVSRLNPPSLIWLHEPAAVKYLVQWSTREDFQQADGAAGFVWNTYTHHTPWAPGKYYWRYAFVNKSGQTSSWSVVRSVTVPAEAKPFPMPTRAQQRERVPREHPRLFMRPEDLPRLRQLALAGRDAQGRLSAEAEEFARLRAAADKYIAAGPTPEPDKMGSALDKDNAELVKYWWPNREQTMRACQEAETIAFVHLITQEKKYAEAARRWIMHLAAWNPDGPTNFRTNCEAAKPLLYRLPRAYDWAYDALSPAERETVRKVMLRRVTDAWNSGEVAQGTGHLNRPYNSHGNRTWHKIGECAIAMLGELPEAETWLDYAVNKFYACYPVWADDDGGWHEGLSYWSGYMSKAVWWLQVAQSALKIDGLQKPFFDQVGDFALYVAPPFTPNSGFGDLSYRPPSSGVGGMMEYFIRAQAGRPEGRNAGYWHWWVEQHKMGREGGILGFLYRANLPPLPPARPPVDVPTSKIFHGIGVASLHTTLLDSREDIHFLFKSSPFGTQSHGHNPHNTFQLNAFGEELLMTCGYRDLHGSRFHYQWVHSTRAHNGVLVDGEGQIKHTPAPHGRIAAEKLTPAWDYLMGDATPAYGGRLTRAHRHVAFLKQGLIVLYDDLVAVKPATYQFMLHAAREFTVDAAQNTLRLEQPRAGVVVKYLPPMPLAFRQWDGYDPKPTRDFPNQWHVEAGTQAPLPALGMLTVMVPYRAGQAPVWTAARLESATAAGVRVTVAGKRYLVGFRKAGVPNAATLENVQFDEPVLVREEN; via the coding sequence ATGAAATACGCCCGCGTCTGTCTTGGCCTGGTTTTGGCAGGGTGTTGGCTGGGTGCGCCGTCCCAAAGCGCCGAGTTGAAGGTGTCCAATCGGGAACCCGTGCCCGGGGAGGTAGGATACCGGCCGGCAAATGGGAGTGTGTCGCGGCTCAACCCGCCCTCGTTAATCTGGCTGCATGAGCCGGCGGCGGTGAAGTATCTGGTGCAATGGTCAACGCGGGAGGATTTTCAGCAGGCTGATGGAGCGGCGGGTTTTGTGTGGAACACGTACACGCACCACACGCCTTGGGCGCCGGGCAAGTATTACTGGCGTTATGCTTTCGTCAACAAAAGCGGGCAAACGTCCTCGTGGAGTGTGGTGCGTTCGGTAACGGTGCCAGCGGAAGCCAAGCCTTTTCCCATGCCCACCCGCGCCCAGCAACGGGAGCGCGTGCCCCGGGAGCACCCGCGCTTGTTCATGCGGCCGGAAGATTTGCCGCGTCTGCGCCAACTGGCCCTGGCCGGGCGTGATGCGCAGGGACGGTTGTCGGCGGAAGCGGAAGAATTTGCGCGATTGCGCGCAGCCGCGGACAAGTACATCGCCGCGGGGCCGACGCCCGAGCCGGACAAGATGGGATCGGCCTTGGACAAGGACAACGCCGAGTTGGTGAAGTACTGGTGGCCGAATCGGGAGCAGACCATGCGGGCGTGCCAGGAGGCGGAGACGATCGCCTTTGTCCATCTGATCACTCAGGAGAAGAAATACGCCGAGGCGGCGCGGCGGTGGATCATGCATCTGGCCGCGTGGAATCCGGACGGGCCGACGAATTTCCGCACGAATTGCGAGGCGGCCAAGCCGTTGTTGTATCGGCTGCCGCGGGCGTATGATTGGGCGTATGACGCGTTGTCCCCGGCGGAGCGTGAAACGGTGCGCAAAGTCATGCTACGGCGGGTGACGGATGCGTGGAATAGCGGGGAGGTGGCGCAGGGCACGGGGCACTTGAACCGGCCTTACAACAGTCACGGCAACCGCACGTGGCACAAGATTGGCGAGTGCGCCATCGCGATGTTGGGCGAGCTGCCGGAGGCGGAGACGTGGCTGGATTACGCGGTAAACAAGTTTTACGCGTGTTACCCGGTGTGGGCGGACGATGATGGGGGCTGGCATGAGGGGCTGAGTTATTGGAGCGGCTATATGAGCAAGGCGGTGTGGTGGCTGCAAGTAGCGCAGTCGGCCTTGAAGATAGATGGGTTGCAGAAACCGTTTTTTGACCAGGTGGGGGATTTTGCGCTGTACGTGGCGCCGCCCTTCACGCCCAACAGCGGGTTTGGCGATTTATCCTATCGCCCGCCCTCCAGCGGGGTGGGGGGCATGATGGAGTACTTCATTCGCGCCCAGGCGGGGCGGCCGGAGGGGCGGAATGCGGGTTACTGGCATTGGTGGGTGGAGCAGCACAAAATGGGGCGCGAGGGGGGGATTCTGGGTTTTTTGTACCGGGCCAATCTGCCGCCACTGCCGCCAGCGCGGCCGCCCGTGGATGTGCCGACTTCCAAAATATTTCATGGAATTGGCGTGGCCAGCCTGCATACGACGTTGCTGGACAGCCGGGAGGACATTCACTTTTTATTCAAGTCGAGTCCATTCGGCACGCAGAGCCATGGCCACAATCCGCACAACACGTTTCAACTCAACGCCTTTGGGGAGGAGTTGTTGATGACCTGCGGGTACCGGGACTTGCACGGGAGCCGCTTTCATTATCAATGGGTTCACAGCACGCGGGCCCACAATGGCGTGCTGGTGGATGGCGAGGGGCAGATTAAACATACGCCGGCGCCACATGGCCGGATTGCCGCGGAAAAGTTGACGCCGGCCTGGGATTACCTCATGGGCGATGCCACGCCGGCGTATGGGGGGCGGTTGACGCGGGCGCATCGGCACGTGGCGTTTTTGAAGCAGGGTCTGATTGTCCTGTACGATGATTTGGTGGCAGTCAAACCGGCGACATATCAGTTTATGTTGCATGCGGCCAGGGAATTTACGGTGGATGCAGCGCAGAACACCTTGCGGTTGGAGCAGCCGCGGGCGGGAGTGGTGGTGAAGTACCTGCCGCCCATGCCATTGGCTTTTCGGCAATGGGATGGGTACGATCCAAAACCGACGCGGGATTTCCCGAATCAATGGCATGTGGAGGCGGGCACACAGGCGCCGTTGCCGGCGTTGGGCATGTTGACAGTGATGGTGCCTTATCGCGCCGGGCAGGCGCCGGTGTGGACGGCGGCGCGGCTGGAAAGTGCCACTGCGGCAGGTGTGCGGGTGACCGTGGCAGGGAAACGATATTTGGTGGGTTTTCGCAAGGCCGGCGTGCCGAATGCAGCGACCCTGGAGAACGTCCAATTTGACGAGCCCGTGTTGGTGCGGGAAGAAAACTAA